GGTCGAGGTGATCAAGGGCCACGAGCATGGGCGTCCGCAGACCATGTGCCGTCTCTCGACCTTGGGACGCGAGCGTTTCATCGCCTACCTGAGTGAGCTCGAGCGCGTGCTTCGAGACGCATCGGTTCCTCTGGAGAGCCCCGCTTTTCCCGAAGGCGGTTGGGCGCCGGCCTAGCGCCCCCTTTTTTTGAGGAATTGCTTTGTAGCGCAAAGTGAAGGAGGTCTTCAGCAATGAACGTGGTTGTGGCGGAGCATCTCGGCATGTGCTTCGGGGTGAAACGAGCCCTCGACATCGCTGATTCGGTGAGCCAGCCGGAGCACGTGACCATGCTCGGTGAGATCGTGCACAACGAGCAGATCGTGTCGGCGCTGGCGGCCCGCGGTTACGTCACCCAGCCCGAGAGCGCGGGCACGCACATCCCAGATACGCCCGCGGTGCTGATCACCGCCCACGGCATCAGCGATCGGCAGCGCCACGCCCTTCTCGCGGCGGGAAAGTCGCTGCACGACACCACCTGTCCGCTGGTGACGCGGGTGCACAAGGTGGCCCGCATGCTGGCCGACAAGGGATACTTCATCGTGGTGATCGGCCGTCATGGTCACGTCGAGGTGCGTGGCCTCACGGGCGATCTCGATGCATTCGAGGTGGTCGAGCGCGTGGAGGAGGTTCGTTCGTACCGTCAGCCACGACTCGGTGTGGTGTGTCAGACCACCACCGCCCCCGCCGAGGCCACGCAGATTCGTGAGGCCATCGCGGCCGCCAATCCGGAGGCGGAGATCCGCTTCATCGACACCATCTGCCACCCCACAAAGGCCCGCCAGCAGGCTGTGGAGAGCCTTCTGCCTGAGGTGGACGCCCTCGTGGTGGTGGGGGGACGCACCTCGAACAACACGCGCCGGCTCGGTGATCTGGCCGAGGCCTGCGCGGTCCCGTGGCATCACGTGCAGACCGTCGATGACATCGATCCAGAATGGCGAAATCGCTACCGGGTCATCGGGCTCACGGCGGGAACGTCAACGCCGGACGAGGCCATCGAGGCTGTTCGAGAACGACTGATGGCGCTCTGACGCGCCCCCTCAACCATCCCGCGCACGCGCTGCCCGGCGGTTCTCACACGCCGAACACGTGCTGCGCGTGAGCCACATCACGATCGCCATGCAACACGGCGGTCACGTTGCCGACCAGACAAGTGTCAGAAAGACACGA
This Pseudomonadota bacterium DNA region includes the following protein-coding sequences:
- the ispH gene encoding 4-hydroxy-3-methylbut-2-enyl diphosphate reductase; translation: MNVVVAEHLGMCFGVKRALDIADSVSQPEHVTMLGEIVHNEQIVSALAARGYVTQPESAGTHIPDTPAVLITAHGISDRQRHALLAAGKSLHDTTCPLVTRVHKVARMLADKGYFIVVIGRHGHVEVRGLTGDLDAFEVVERVEEVRSYRQPRLGVVCQTTTAPAEATQIREAIAAANPEAEIRFIDTICHPTKARQQAVESLLPEVDALVVVGGRTSNNTRRLGDLAEACAVPWHHVQTVDDIDPEWRNRYRVIGLTAGTSTPDEAIEAVRERLMAL